TACGCTGCGCCCGCTGCACACGCTATTCAGGCGGATCGGCTGGATCTTCCATAATGTGATCGCCTCGGACGAGAACCTCAACGCGACGATCGATAGCCATCTCGCCATTCTGGATGCGGTGGCAAGCCGGCAGGTCGAGGCGGCGGTCGCCGCCTCGGATGCCCTGATGGATTTCGTCGACAGCATGTTCGACATCATGGAGCGGGAGGTTGATCCCTCTCTGCTCGATTGCAACCTCACGCCCTTCGTGGCCTCTCATTCAACCCGATAAACCCACAACAGGGCAGGGCGCGTCATCTTCGCCTGCCTGAAGTTCGGATCTTCGTCATGCGCATTGTCTTTCATGGTGAGAACGCCGCGTCCTTCAGCCACGGTTTCGCTGATCTTGTCGGGCCGGCAGACATCGCTGTCCTGCCCGATGTCCTCGCGAGTGAGGCTGACCGTGCTACCTATGCGGCTGCGGACGTTGTGGTGGGTACACGCTACAACAGTTCGCTGCCGCGCCCTGAAGGCTTGAAGCTATTCCATGTGCCAGGCGCGGGCTATGATGCTGTCGATCTAACGCTGTTGCCGGCATCAGCCACCGTCTGCAATTGCTTCGGCCATGAGCAGGCCATTGCCGAATATGTGATGGCGGGAATCCTGGCCCGTCATGTTCCGCTCGCCGACGCAGATGCTAAGCTTCGCAATAAGGACTGGTCCTATTGGGCGGGAGCGCCGGAGCGTGTCCACGACGAACTGGCGGAAAAGACGATCGGCCTCCTCGGTTTCGGCCATATCGGCAAGGCTATTGCCGCGCGCGCGAAGGCCTTCGAAATGAAGGTTCATGTCGCCAATCGCTCACCTGTGCCGACCTCGGCGCTGGTGGACAGGTCTTTCCCCCTTGATCGGCTGGATGAATTCTGGGGATCAGCCGACTTCATCGTGGTGTCAGTGCCGCTGACCGACGAAACCACAGGAATTGTCAGCGATGATGCCTTCGATGCGATGCGCCCGTCTGCCGTCGTCTTCAATGTTGGGCGCGGGCCGACCATAGACGAGCGGGCGCTATACGAGGCTTTGCGGGACAACAAGATCGCGGGTGCGGTGATCGATACATGGTACGTCTATCCCTCGCCGGATAAGTCGGCCGTGCTGCCGTCAATTCTACCTTTTCATGAATTGCCCAATATCGTGATGACCCCGCATATGTCCGGCTGGACGAGCGGGACCATTCGCCGGAGACAAAAGACCATTGCCGACAACGTTCTGAGCCGGGCCGCCGGGCGGCCCTGCACAAACGTCGTTCGTGAGGGAGGGGAGAGCTGATCGACAGGTGCGAGACGCATCCCCGGGATCCAACGAAGAACCCCAGGTTGACGAACGAAGCGGATCATCCGCGCATAGGGAGAGAGTCTATGGTGTCTTTCAAAGCCTTCAAATATGCGATCGCGGCGCTCGCGCTAGGCGTGGCGGCCGTTGGCGCAACGAGCCAAGCCTCTGCGCAAACGGTGCAGGACATCGTCAAGCGCGGCAAGGCCCGCATCGGCGTTCTCATCGGCGCTCCGCCCTACGGTTCCGTCGATGCCCAGGGCAATGCGGTTGGCTACGACGCTGACGTAACCGCGCTCGTCGGCAAGTATCTCGGGGTGCCGGTCGAGATCGTGCAACTCACCCCGCCTTCACGTATCCCGGCACTCGAATCCGGCAAGGTGGACTTTCTCATCGCCACGCTCGCCCCGACGCCCGAGCGCGCCAAGTCCGTGCTCTTCACGATTCCCTACAGCATGTTCCAGCCGGGCATCTACGCTCACAAGGACGCCAATATCACCAAGTGGGAAGACCTCAAGGGCAAGAAGGTCGGCGTCAACCGCGGCTCGAGCGTCGAGCATGAGCTGACGAGCCGTGAGAAGGACCTCAACCTCCAGATCATGCGCTTCGAGGACGATGCGACCGTCATGATGGCGCTGTTCACCGGCCAGGTCGACGCCATTGCCGGCCCGGATGCCCAGGCCAACGCTGCCATGAAGGCGCGCAACGTGACGGACTACGAGCAGAAGTTCATCTTCGCCCGGCAGCCGAACTCGATGACCGTGCGCAAGGACCAGACCGACCTGCGCGACTGGCTCAACAACGTCATCTACTACATCAAGCTGAACGGCGAGCTTGATGCGGTCTCCCGCAAGTGGGTCGGCACGCCGCTGCCCGAGTTGCCGGTGTTCTAACACCGCTGCCATCGACTTCCCGGAGCTGCTTCAGTTCCAGGAGGCACTCCAGTCGACAGGCGTCCGAAATGGCCGCCTGTCGCCCGCACTGCGCGCGTTGATGACGAGAGGCCAGTGGCGAAACGATGCAGTATCAATTCCAATTCAACAGCGTTCTGGCCGAATCCGGCTTCATCCTGCAGGGCATCCTGCTGACGATCTATTTGTCGGTCGGCGCCATAGTCCTCGGGTCGATCCTTGCGATCCTCTTCTCGGCGGCGCGGAGCAACGGCCCCCGCTGGATGGGCATCGTCGTCGATGTCTACGTTGAGCTTCTGCGCAATACCCCCTTTCTTGTGCAGCTTTTCATCATCTTCTTCGGCCTGCCGGCCATGGGCGTGCGCCTTACAGCAACCCAAGCGGCCCTGCTGGCCATGACACTTAACTTGGCAGCCTACTCGACCGAGATCATCCGGGCGGGCATCGACTCGATTCACCGTTCTCAAATCGAGGCGGGCTTGTCGCTCGCCATGACCAAACGGCAGATTTTCCAGCACGTCATCATCGTGCCAGCCATTGCCAAGGTGTGGCCGGCGCTTTCCAGCCAGTTCGTGCTCATGCTGCTTGCCTCCTCGATCTGCTCCTTCATCTCGGTGCAGGAACTCTCTGGCGTGACCGCCATCATCGAGCAGCGCACCTTCCGCAGTTTCGAGAGCTATATCGTCGCGACGCTTCTATACCTCGTGCTCGCGCTAACCCTGAAAGTGGGCCTCCTCGGCCTTGGGCGGCTCATCTTCCCGCGTGTATCCGGGCTCTCCCGCGTGCAGGTGAAGGGAGAAGCGGCATGATCGAGTCCTTCGGCTGGCCCGAATTCATGTTCCTTGTCCGGGCGACCGGCTGGACATTGGTGCTCACGGTCATCGCCTTCGCTTTCGGCGGCATCGTCGGCGGCGCCTTTGCCATCATGCGCTTGTCGCAGAGCAGCCTTCTGCGCCGGATCGCATCGGTCTATATCCTGGTGATCCAGTCCGTGCCCGTACTGATGGTGCTGTTCCTGTCCTACTACGGACTGTCGCTGGCCGGCTTCGATATTCCTCCGCTGATCGCCGCTTCGCTCTCGCTCGGAATTTATGTGAGCGCCTATCTCGCAGAGATCTGGCGCGGATCCATAGAGGCCGTGCCTTTCCAGCAATGGGAAGCCTCCTCCTCGCTCGCGATGACGCGAGGCCAGCAGTATCGTTACGTAATCCTGCCCCAAGCGCTCCGGATCTCGGTGCCGCCAACGGTCGGCTTCCTCGTGCAGCTGGTCAAGAATACATCGATCGTGTCGGTGGTCGGCTTCGTCGATCTGGCCCGTGCCGGCCAGCTCATCAACAATGCGACGTTCCAGCCGTTTCAGGTCTTTGGCTCGGTAGCGGTGATCTACTTCCTGATCTGCTTCCCGCTGTCGCGTCTCAGCAAACATCTTGAGAAGGTGCTCCATGTCGGCCGTACAAATTGAAAACGTCCATAAGAGCTTCGGGAAACTCGAGGTCCTGAAGGGAGTTTCTCTGGCGGTCGAGGCGGGGCAGGTCGTGGCCATCATCGGCCGCAGCGGATCTGGCAAGTCGACGCTGCTGCGCTGCATCAACGGCCTGGAGACGATTCAGTCGGGGCGGATCGAGGTGGTTGGCCACACCGTGACCTATACCGACGAGAAGCTGCGCGAACTCCGCAAGGACGTCGGCATCGTCTTCCAGAGCTACAATCTTTTCCCCCATCTCACGGTGGGCCAGAACATCATGCTCGCGCCCCGCATCACGAAGGGCGTGGCGAAGGACGCGGCCAGGGCGCAGGCTGAGAAAGTGCTTGCGCAGGTCGGCCTGTCGGAGAAATTCGACGTGTATCCTGACAATCTGTCCGGCGGCCAGCAGCAGCGCGTCGCGATCGCCCGATCGCTCGCCATGCAGCCAAAGGTCATGCTGTTCGACGAGGTAACCTCCGCGCTTGATCCAGAGCTCACCGGCGAAGTGCTGCTCGTCATGGAGGAGCTTGCCCGAGGCGGCATGACCATGCTGCTCGTGACGCATGAAATGAACTTCGCGCGGAGCGTCGCCGACATCACGGTCTTCATGCATCAGGGCAAAGTGTGGGAGATGGGCCCCTCGGAAGAGCTATTCGCGTCTCCCAAGACCCCTGAGCTTGCCGCCTTCGTCAAGAGCAGCCTCAAGTAAACTAACCCGCGCCGCCGGCGTGCGACGTCTGACGCAAGCCCGCCATGGAGCCCGTGGCGGGCTTTGCCGTCTGCGACGCATGAAGGCGCAACTTGCGACGGGAGCCGTAGCCCGCGTTCAAGGGCGCCGGCGTTCGCCATGTACCGTGAGAGGCCTCAAGGGAGAGTGGGGTGAACGGGCTCGTTTGCGGTTTGCGCGCTTAAGCCGCGCGATTTGACATGAGTGGTCCAGGGGGACGCACAAGCACCGGGCCGCGAGCGGCGTGGTCACCTTCTTCGGCAAGAGAATAAACATTGAGACACAATGACATGCGGGAGAGCGTGTCGCCCAGTGCTTCGGACGGCCTTTCGGAGCCTCCGCGTCTCGCCTCTGTAGCATTGCATTCTACGCATGGTGCACGCTATCCGCGCAATAATTGAAATTCCTCATCTTTTTTCCGGAACGGTGTGGTAAATTGAAGCATTGCTTACAGAACGACAGACCTTGGGAGGAGCGCATGGCAACCATCATTTCCCTTACGGAAAAGGCCTCAGGTCACCGCGTCCTGATCAATGCGGACCACATTCTGATGGTCCGGCCGATATCCCACGGCGGCTGCAACGTCTATCTCGATAGCGCCAGCATCCATGCTCCCGATATTCTCACGGTTGCCGACGAATTGGACGAGCTAGTCCGCCGCTGGACTGGCGATGAGAGGATGCGGAGCGAACCAGTAACCGAGCCGATCCATACGCCCCACTAAAAGACGAGGTCGATGCTCCGGACGGGTGTGTCGGTGAGATTCCGCAGTCGCCCGGTTCGTTGGTCCCGGCGTTTTCTTGGGAACCAGTCCCGCGCGCGTTCCGCGGTGCCTGCTCTTGTCAGGTGTGCGAAGGGTGCGTCCCTGTGGTGAGAGTTTTCAACATTCTCACGATCGGTCAGCGCGCCTGCTCGCCGCCAAAGGCGCGACTTGTCAATCGCGGCAGCTATGAATGCGTAGCTTTTCTACATTCAGGATGCAGGCCGACATAGCGTTGGAGAAACCCGCAGAGTCTTGGGAAGAAAGGGATTGGCGCCGGAAGGGGGGAGCTTCCGGCGCCTCGTAGGCATAGCCTACGACTCCGGCCCGTCGCCCGCCGGGGGAGCGGAGGGCAAACGCGGCGACAGAGCTCGTTGTCGCAACAGGCTTGGCAAATAGCAGTTTTCTAGCCGGTTGCGATAAAAAATATCCAGTTTCCCCGCAATTTGCCTGTCAGGAACATTCTTAACACCTGCCTGTGGGAAAATTACGGTATATAATTACCGCTCTCAGGTCGGCGGACGTGAGATGCAAATATATGAAGGTCCCAGTGCGAACGCGCGGGTCTTTGCGCGGAGTATGCACCACGGCGGGGGCAACGGCGACATCCTCTTTCGGCGGGTGCGGGAGATCCATCACCGGGATGCGAGGCGGCGTGCCTGGGGCAGGATGAAGGGCATCGGCGCGGCGGGCACTGCGCGGACGGCTAGGTCGACGCCGAAAGTTTCCGTAAGCAGACGGTCCGTCAGGACATTGGCGGGGGTCCCGCGTGCCACTTGCCGGCCAGATTGCAGCACGATCAGCTCGTCGGCATAGGCGGCGGCGAGATTGAGGTCGTGGAGGATAGCGAAAACGCCGGTTCCTGCAGCTGCAAGCTGCCGCGCGGTGTCGAGAACGGCGATCTGATGTTCGAGATCAAGGCTGGACACAGGCTCGTCGAGAAACAGCATCTGGCGCGGCTCATGGGCTCGTCCGGCCTCCAGCTGGCACAGCACCCGCGCGAATTGGACGCGCTGCTGCTCACCGCCGGACAGGGTGGGGAACTGCCTCTCCGCCAGATGTGCCACATCGGCCTGCCGGAGAGCTGCGGCTACCTTCGCTTCTGCAGCACGGCCCGTGACGGAGCGACCAGCGCCATCGAGGCCAAGCGCCACGACCTCGTATACGGTGAAGGGGAAGGCAAGGCTGCCCGATTGCGGAAGGACCGCGCGTTTGGAAGCGAGCT
This portion of the Chelatococcus sp. YT9 genome encodes:
- a CDS encoding 2-hydroxyacid dehydrogenase; the encoded protein is MRIVFHGENAASFSHGFADLVGPADIAVLPDVLASEADRATYAAADVVVGTRYNSSLPRPEGLKLFHVPGAGYDAVDLTLLPASATVCNCFGHEQAIAEYVMAGILARHVPLADADAKLRNKDWSYWAGAPERVHDELAEKTIGLLGFGHIGKAIAARAKAFEMKVHVANRSPVPTSALVDRSFPLDRLDEFWGSADFIVVSVPLTDETTGIVSDDAFDAMRPSAVVFNVGRGPTIDERALYEALRDNKIAGAVIDTWYVYPSPDKSAVLPSILPFHELPNIVMTPHMSGWTSGTIRRRQKTIADNVLSRAAGRPCTNVVREGGES
- a CDS encoding transporter substrate-binding domain-containing protein — translated: MVSFKAFKYAIAALALGVAAVGATSQASAQTVQDIVKRGKARIGVLIGAPPYGSVDAQGNAVGYDADVTALVGKYLGVPVEIVQLTPPSRIPALESGKVDFLIATLAPTPERAKSVLFTIPYSMFQPGIYAHKDANITKWEDLKGKKVGVNRGSSVEHELTSREKDLNLQIMRFEDDATVMMALFTGQVDAIAGPDAQANAAMKARNVTDYEQKFIFARQPNSMTVRKDQTDLRDWLNNVIYYIKLNGELDAVSRKWVGTPLPELPVF
- a CDS encoding amino acid ABC transporter permease, with amino-acid sequence MQYQFQFNSVLAESGFILQGILLTIYLSVGAIVLGSILAILFSAARSNGPRWMGIVVDVYVELLRNTPFLVQLFIIFFGLPAMGVRLTATQAALLAMTLNLAAYSTEIIRAGIDSIHRSQIEAGLSLAMTKRQIFQHVIIVPAIAKVWPALSSQFVLMLLASSICSFISVQELSGVTAIIEQRTFRSFESYIVATLLYLVLALTLKVGLLGLGRLIFPRVSGLSRVQVKGEAA
- a CDS encoding amino acid ABC transporter permease, yielding MIESFGWPEFMFLVRATGWTLVLTVIAFAFGGIVGGAFAIMRLSQSSLLRRIASVYILVIQSVPVLMVLFLSYYGLSLAGFDIPPLIAASLSLGIYVSAYLAEIWRGSIEAVPFQQWEASSSLAMTRGQQYRYVILPQALRISVPPTVGFLVQLVKNTSIVSVVGFVDLARAGQLINNATFQPFQVFGSVAVIYFLICFPLSRLSKHLEKVLHVGRTN
- a CDS encoding amino acid ABC transporter ATP-binding protein, producing MSAVQIENVHKSFGKLEVLKGVSLAVEAGQVVAIIGRSGSGKSTLLRCINGLETIQSGRIEVVGHTVTYTDEKLRELRKDVGIVFQSYNLFPHLTVGQNIMLAPRITKGVAKDAARAQAEKVLAQVGLSEKFDVYPDNLSGGQQQRVAIARSLAMQPKVMLFDEVTSALDPELTGEVLLVMEELARGGMTMLLVTHEMNFARSVADITVFMHQGKVWEMGPSEELFASPKTPELAAFVKSSLK
- a CDS encoding heme ABC transporter ATP-binding protein, yielding MSALVEAKGVGFTTRRTTILDDVSLALQPGRITVVLGPNGAGKSTLLRLLVGELSPTTGSVAYDGVAMKDLPHWKLASKRAVLPQSGSLAFPFTVYEVVALGLDGAGRSVTGRAAEAKVAAALRQADVAHLAERQFPTLSGGEQQRVQFARVLCQLEAGRAHEPRQMLFLDEPVSSLDLEHQIAVLDTARQLAAAGTGVFAILHDLNLAAAYADELIVLQSGRQVARGTPANVLTDRLLTETFGVDLAVRAVPAAPMPFILPQARRLASR